One window of Salegentibacter sp. Hel_I_6 genomic DNA carries:
- a CDS encoding bifunctional UDP-sugar hydrolase/5'-nucleotidase, translating to MKRRNFIQQTSAATAFIGIGGLSSLSFKPDYKKHITILHTNDVHSHIEPFGPDDSRNPNMGGVARRATLIQQIKNENPNTLLLDAGDIFQGTPYFNFYGGELEFKLMSKMKYDAATIGNHDFDNGIDGLYAQLPHAEFDFISSNYDFSNTVMDGHTHDHKIFTKDGVKIGIFGLGIELKGLVNDSLYKETKYLDPIEIAQDQSRILKEEKNCDLVICLSHLGYKYSSDKISDIKLAQTTENIDLIIGGHTHTFLDKPTVETNKVGKKVLVNQVGCYGLYLGRIDFYLDDKNNIETNGVKIEV from the coding sequence ATGAAAAGAAGAAATTTTATACAACAAACCTCAGCAGCAACCGCTTTTATAGGAATTGGTGGCTTAAGTTCACTTTCTTTTAAACCTGATTATAAAAAGCACATTACCATTTTACACACCAACGATGTGCATAGTCATATAGAACCTTTTGGCCCTGATGATTCCAGGAATCCTAATATGGGAGGTGTTGCCAGGCGAGCGACTTTAATTCAGCAGATTAAAAATGAAAATCCCAATACATTATTATTAGACGCCGGGGATATTTTTCAGGGGACGCCTTACTTTAATTTCTATGGAGGCGAACTGGAGTTTAAGCTGATGAGTAAAATGAAATACGATGCGGCTACCATAGGAAACCACGATTTTGATAATGGGATAGATGGCTTATATGCGCAACTTCCACACGCCGAATTCGATTTTATTTCTTCCAATTACGATTTCAGTAATACGGTGATGGACGGGCATACCCACGATCATAAAATTTTCACCAAAGACGGAGTAAAAATTGGCATTTTTGGTTTGGGAATTGAGTTAAAAGGTCTGGTAAACGACAGTCTTTATAAGGAAACAAAATACCTGGATCCTATAGAAATTGCGCAGGATCAAAGCCGAATTCTAAAAGAGGAAAAGAATTGCGACCTGGTTATTTGCCTTTCGCATTTAGGCTATAAATACAGCAGCGATAAGATTTCTGATATTAAACTAGCGCAAACCACCGAAAATATAGATCTCATTATTGGCGGTCACACTCATACTTTTTTGGATAAACCAACTGTGGAAACCAACAAAGTCGGTAAAAAAGTTTTAGTGAACCAGGTGGGTTGCTACGGACTTT
- a CDS encoding 5'-nucleotidase C-terminal domain-containing protein, which translates to MKTLRLGIYLLLTLIILSCKGNSVETAEIKGQRITIDENIEADPEIEEFIAPFKAHINKTLDSTLAYNPRDMVKSDGDLNTAIGNLMADVVMEQANPVFKSRTGNEIDMVLLNHGGIRAGLNKGNISTRSAYALMPFENEIVVAELSGEKIKEILTYLERAKTAHPVSGIQIEMDQDYKVTSAKINGEDIDEDKTYFVATSDYLQQGGDNMNFFKDPIKLFKVDYKLRNAIIDYFEKVDTLRAEKDDRFIRK; encoded by the coding sequence ATGAAAACACTCAGATTAGGTATTTATCTTTTGCTCACCTTAATCATTTTGAGTTGCAAAGGAAATTCGGTTGAAACTGCCGAAATTAAAGGGCAGCGAATTACAATTGATGAAAATATTGAAGCCGATCCCGAAATCGAAGAATTTATAGCTCCTTTTAAAGCACATATAAATAAGACTTTAGACAGCACTTTAGCCTATAATCCCCGCGATATGGTAAAAAGCGACGGCGACCTTAACACTGCAATTGGAAACTTAATGGCCGATGTGGTGATGGAGCAAGCCAATCCCGTTTTTAAAAGCAGAACCGGAAATGAAATAGATATGGTTTTGCTAAATCACGGTGGAATTAGAGCTGGCCTCAACAAAGGAAATATTTCAACCAGAAGTGCTTATGCCTTAATGCCTTTTGAAAATGAGATCGTAGTAGCAGAACTTTCCGGAGAAAAAATTAAGGAAATACTTACTTACCTGGAACGTGCAAAAACCGCTCATCCCGTTAGTGGAATCCAAATTGAAATGGATCAGGATTATAAGGTTACCAGCGCAAAAATAAACGGCGAAGATATTGATGAAGATAAAACCTATTTTGTAGCTACTTCAGATTATTTGCAGCAAGGCGGCGATAATATGAACTTTTTTAAAGATCCAATCAAGTTATTTAAAGTAGACTATAAACTGCGCAATGCCATTATAGATTATTTTGAAAAGGTAGATACTTTAAGGGCTGAGAAAGACGATAGATTTATAAGAAAGTAA